One segment of Paenibacillus rhizovicinus DNA contains the following:
- the trmB gene encoding tRNA (guanosine(46)-N7)-methyltransferase TrmB, protein MRLRGRKGILESIEAQPELVVLDATPHKGRWREFFGNDNPIYIELGMGKGKFISDMSVRNPHINFIGVDMYDELIRRASEKARNAWEAAHGTAQPPNLALLRANIEGIENMFAPNEVQRIHLNFSDPWPKAKHARRRLTHPRFVAKYMEILNDLGEIHFKTDSQSLFEFSLNSFADMELHMRNISLHLHKEELRDDLVLTEYEGKFVERGNNIHRVEVVIGEQAIAAHRSAKHAAQMKDQAAETSTEVSEPSTAPTVTSEG, encoded by the coding sequence ATGCGCCTTAGAGGAAGAAAAGGAATATTGGAAAGCATCGAAGCCCAGCCGGAGCTGGTCGTATTGGACGCAACGCCGCACAAGGGACGTTGGCGCGAGTTTTTCGGCAACGACAATCCCATCTATATCGAGCTTGGCATGGGAAAAGGCAAGTTCATCAGCGATATGAGCGTGCGGAACCCGCATATTAATTTTATCGGGGTGGACATGTACGACGAGTTGATCCGCCGCGCGAGCGAGAAAGCCCGCAACGCCTGGGAAGCGGCGCACGGAACGGCGCAGCCGCCGAATCTGGCGCTGCTCCGCGCCAACATCGAAGGCATCGAGAACATGTTTGCGCCGAACGAAGTGCAGCGCATTCATCTGAACTTCAGCGATCCGTGGCCGAAAGCCAAGCATGCGCGCCGCCGCTTGACGCATCCGCGCTTCGTGGCCAAATACATGGAGATTTTGAACGACTTGGGCGAAATACATTTCAAGACGGATTCGCAGTCCTTATTCGAATTCTCGCTCAACAGCTTTGCCGACATGGAGCTGCACATGCGCAACATTTCGCTCCATCTGCATAAGGAAGAGCTGCGCGACGATCTCGTGCTTACGGAATACGAAGGCAAGTTCGTCGAGCGCGGCAACAATATTCACCGCGTGGAAGTCGTGATCGGCGAGCAAGCGATTGCCGCCCACCGGTCAGCAAAGCATGCGGCTCAGATGAAGGACCAAGCCGCGGAGACGAGCACGGAAGTCAGCGAGCCCAGTACGGCGCCGACCGTGACGTCGGAAGGGTAA
- a CDS encoding TIGR01212 family radical SAM protein (This family includes YhcC from E. coli K-12, an uncharacterized radical SAM protein.): MHVQTKPDAASLPPRLWSDKRFHTWNNEMREQFGGKVFKVMLDAGFTCPNRDGSIAAGGCTFCSARGSGDFAGSRRDDLITQFNKIRDLQHQKWPEARYIGYFQAYTNTYAPVEELREYYEAILVQPGVVGLSIATRPDCLPDDVVDYLAELNERTYLWVEMGLQTIHESTSTLINRAHDTACYEDAVKRLRARGIRVCAHIIYGLPQETHEMMMDTGRAVAAMDVQGIKIHLLHLMRKTPMVKQYEAGLLRFLDQDEYVKLIVDTLELLPPDMIVHRLTGDAPRDLLIGPMWSLKKWEVLNAIDHELASRNTWQGRLWEER; the protein is encoded by the coding sequence ATGCACGTGCAAACTAAGCCCGATGCCGCCTCCCTTCCTCCTAGGCTGTGGAGCGACAAAAGGTTTCATACATGGAATAACGAAATGCGCGAGCAATTCGGAGGCAAAGTATTCAAAGTGATGCTGGACGCGGGCTTCACCTGTCCGAACCGGGACGGATCCATCGCGGCCGGCGGCTGCACGTTCTGCAGCGCGCGGGGCTCGGGCGATTTTGCCGGCAGCCGGCGGGACGATCTGATTACCCAGTTCAATAAAATCCGCGACCTGCAGCATCAGAAATGGCCGGAAGCCCGGTACATCGGCTATTTCCAGGCGTATACGAACACGTACGCGCCCGTAGAGGAGCTTCGCGAGTATTATGAAGCGATTCTCGTTCAACCCGGCGTCGTCGGATTATCGATCGCCACGCGGCCGGACTGCCTGCCCGACGATGTCGTCGATTACTTGGCCGAATTGAACGAACGCACCTACCTGTGGGTGGAGATGGGACTGCAGACGATTCACGAATCGACGTCAACGCTTATCAATCGGGCGCATGATACGGCATGCTACGAAGATGCCGTGAAACGGCTGCGCGCACGGGGCATACGCGTCTGCGCCCATATTATCTACGGCTTGCCGCAGGAAACCCATGAGATGATGATGGATACGGGCCGGGCCGTCGCCGCTATGGATGTGCAAGGCATTAAAATTCATCTGCTTCATCTAATGCGCAAGACGCCCATGGTGAAGCAGTACGAGGCCGGCCTGCTCCGTTTCCTGGACCAAGACGAGTACGTGAAGCTGATCGTCGATACGCTGGAGCTGCTGCCGCCGGACATGATCGTTCACCGGTTGACCGGCGACGCGCCCCGGGATCTGCTGATCGGCCCGATGTGGAGTCTGAAGAAATGGGAAGTGCTGAATGCCATCGACCATGAGCTGGCCAGCCGCAATACGTGGCAGGGCCGCCTCTGGGAGGAACGGTAA
- a CDS encoding glycosyltransferase family 4 protein — MRLALFTDTFAPEINGVARTLERWTDYLRMQDVPCLVFAPDPAVSKSREASPFVERFASLPFFLYPECRLALPNPIHVRRALDAFKPTVIHVATPFNMGLFGIHYAKKHRIPLIASYHTHFDRYLAFYNIQWMVKMLWRYINWFHADCRSIFVPSKSTLQDLKERGWDEKRLDVWTRGVDTKSYHPNVDKKQLLANHGLERSPYIVFYAGRLAPEKNADIAISAFAKFQRDVCKDAALVIAGDGPSMDNLKQQALQQGVSAHFLGFVAELQQWYAAADVFLFPSATETFGNVVLEAMACGTPVICADTGGVVDTVRHEWNGLRCEPGNADAFSDALARLYNDEGMRNQFMARGLAHSMRQSWDLIFDELLAKFEAVSRADMSSSIRHIRG; from the coding sequence ATGCGGCTTGCCTTATTCACGGATACGTTTGCACCCGAGATAAACGGGGTTGCCCGGACTTTGGAACGATGGACGGACTATTTGCGCATGCAGGACGTACCCTGCCTTGTTTTTGCTCCTGACCCGGCGGTCTCGAAGTCTCGCGAAGCTTCGCCTTTCGTCGAACGTTTCGCCAGTCTCCCATTCTTTCTTTATCCGGAATGCCGGCTCGCCTTGCCGAATCCCATTCACGTGCGCAGGGCGCTGGATGCGTTCAAACCGACGGTCATCCATGTTGCCACGCCGTTTAACATGGGCTTGTTCGGCATTCATTATGCCAAGAAACACCGGATTCCGCTGATTGCTTCCTACCATACGCATTTTGATCGCTATTTAGCGTTTTACAATATCCAATGGATGGTTAAGATGTTATGGAGGTATATCAATTGGTTTCATGCCGATTGCCGGTCTATATTCGTGCCCTCCAAATCAACGCTTCAGGATCTGAAGGAACGGGGGTGGGACGAGAAGCGTCTGGACGTCTGGACGCGCGGCGTGGATACGAAGAGTTACCATCCGAACGTTGACAAGAAGCAGCTGCTGGCCAACCACGGCCTTGAACGCAGCCCATACATCGTGTTCTACGCGGGCAGGCTTGCCCCGGAGAAAAACGCAGACATCGCCATCTCGGCGTTTGCGAAGTTTCAGCGCGACGTTTGCAAGGATGCCGCGCTCGTCATCGCAGGTGACGGTCCGTCCATGGATAACCTTAAGCAGCAGGCGCTGCAGCAAGGGGTTTCCGCGCATTTTCTAGGCTTCGTCGCGGAGCTGCAGCAGTGGTATGCCGCGGCGGATGTGTTTCTATTCCCTTCCGCGACCGAGACATTCGGCAACGTAGTATTGGAAGCCATGGCATGCGGCACGCCCGTAATCTGCGCCGACACCGGAGGCGTCGTGGATACCGTCCGGCATGAATGGAACGGTCTTCGATGCGAGCCTGGCAATGCCGATGCGTTCAGCGATGCGCTGGCGCGGCTCTACAACGACGAAGGCATGCGGAACCAATTCATGGCCCGCGGGCTAGCGCACAGCATGCGGCAGTCCTGGGACTTGATATTCGATGAACTGCTGGCCAAATTTGAGGCGGTGTCCCGGGCGGACATGAGTTCATCAATTCGTCACATAAGGGGCTGA
- a CDS encoding phosphatase PAP2 family protein, with protein sequence MVFWALTQEQRIFFWANRRPSHQGLNRWLSRWLGTITHMGGASFTLLSSLVCALAADGSWSTAGWQSLSAVAISHLPVAIVKRKFRRLRPYQALAEVHTCRKPLCDSSFPSGHTTAIFAWLIPWLLADPALLPILAPAALLIGGSVAWSRMYLGLHYPSDVTVGAVLGSLTSVLVSAAWSFI encoded by the coding sequence ATGGTTTTCTGGGCGCTAACGCAAGAGCAGCGGATATTCTTCTGGGCGAACCGCAGGCCGTCGCATCAAGGCCTGAACCGATGGCTGAGCCGATGGCTGGGTACGATTACCCATATGGGCGGGGCAAGCTTCACGCTGCTTTCGTCGCTGGTCTGCGCGCTTGCCGCCGACGGTTCCTGGAGTACGGCGGGCTGGCAATCCCTGTCGGCCGTTGCGATCAGCCATCTCCCTGTCGCGATCGTGAAACGCAAATTCCGCCGTCTGCGTCCGTACCAGGCGCTGGCAGAGGTCCATACATGCAGAAAGCCGCTGTGCGACTCGTCATTTCCCTCCGGTCACACAACGGCTATATTCGCTTGGCTTATCCCTTGGCTGTTGGCCGATCCGGCCTTGCTTCCCATCCTAGCGCCCGCGGCGCTTCTGATCGGCGGCTCGGTGGCCTGGTCGCGCATGTATCTCGGCCTTCATTACCCTTCCGACGTCACGGTCGGCGCCGTACTGGGCTCGCTGACTTCCGTGCTCGTCTCCGCGGCTTGGTCCTTCATCTGA
- a CDS encoding VOC family protein: MAVRKLEHVGIMVSDMEKSIAFYTEVVGLKHLYTLPHSNGFILMAFLSGTDGGETEIELIQNYPGELAVEGRTHHTAFTVDDIEEEFSRISGLSHVKMRDTEITTLPNGARYFFFEGPDGEFLEMFQPGKN; this comes from the coding sequence ATGGCAGTTCGTAAATTGGAGCACGTAGGCATTATGGTCAGCGATATGGAGAAGTCGATTGCATTCTACACCGAGGTTGTCGGACTTAAGCATCTGTACACGCTGCCGCACTCGAACGGCTTCATTCTGATGGCTTTCCTATCCGGAACCGACGGCGGGGAGACTGAAATCGAGCTGATCCAGAACTATCCGGGCGAACTCGCAGTCGAAGGCAGAACGCATCATACCGCATTCACTGTCGATGACATCGAGGAAGAATTCTCGCGTATCTCCGGCCTTTCGCATGTAAAAATGCGCGATACGGAAATCACCACGCTGCCGAACGGCGCCCGCTATTTCTTCTTCGAAGGACCGGACGGCGAGTTCCTGGAAATGTTCCAGCCCGGCAAGAACTAG
- a CDS encoding class I SAM-dependent methyltransferase produces the protein MGFLSVLGMAQRLVKERVAPGGVVIDATCGNGVDTQFLAELVGPRGRVYAFDIQVDALERTRARLAALADAGASRIGGTTVQAGQAATAAETNNSAAVNGSRIDGSAGRDAVSGGNSARQAAAAPGPLRLVHASHAEMDKHLAAEDRGAVAAVMFNLGYLPGANTDQAVITEPASTLAALENALTLLRPGGLITAVLYPGHPGGFEEAEAVAGWASSLPQPTGQAMLYRMVQKAEAPYLIAIEKK, from the coding sequence ATGGGCTTCCTCAGCGTGCTCGGCATGGCGCAGCGGCTTGTGAAGGAACGCGTCGCGCCGGGCGGCGTCGTCATCGACGCCACCTGCGGCAACGGCGTGGACACGCAGTTTCTGGCGGAGCTTGTCGGACCGCGCGGCAGAGTATACGCGTTCGACATCCAGGTGGACGCGCTGGAGCGAACGCGGGCGCGGCTTGCTGCGCTTGCCGATGCGGGCGCCAGTAGAATCGGCGGTACAACCGTGCAGGCCGGGCAAGCTGCGACGGCTGCCGAAACCAACAACTCTGCTGCAGTTAACGGCAGCAGAATCGACGGATCCGCCGGGCGGGACGCTGTCTCCGGCGGAAATTCAGCCCGGCAGGCTGCTGCTGCCCCCGGGCCGCTCCGGCTTGTGCATGCCAGCCATGCGGAGATGGACAAGCATCTAGCTGCGGAAGATCGCGGCGCCGTCGCGGCCGTCATGTTCAACCTCGGCTATTTGCCGGGAGCGAATACGGACCAGGCTGTCATTACGGAGCCTGCTTCCACGCTTGCAGCGCTGGAGAACGCCTTGACGCTGCTGCGTCCCGGCGGCCTGATTACCGCCGTCCTCTACCCCGGCCATCCCGGCGGGTTCGAGGAAGCGGAAGCCGTGGCAGGCTGGGCATCCTCCCTGCCGCAGCCGACTGGCCAGGCAATGCTGTATCGCATGGTCCAGAAAGCAGAAGCGCCTTACTTGATCGCCATCGAGAAGAAGTAA